In Paraflavitalea devenefica, the following are encoded in one genomic region:
- a CDS encoding MATE family efflux transporter, whose protein sequence is MPLNQTTNKTSVFSFIIQALKGEHQDFTQGSIRKGVLLLAIPMILEMVMESVFALVDMYFVGRTEHGRQAVNTVVLTESVLTILYSVAIALSMGATAIVARRVGEKNIDLAAKSGAQAINLALLITVVISLSGAFFAPYILQIMGGSQEVIALGTPYTRIMFGGSVVIMLLFLINGIFRGAGNAAIAMWSLWIANGCNIILCPILIHYYGLTGAAIATTIGRGVGVLFQLYHLFRGKGLLRIKRSHFTLDLGIFKTLFDLSWVVFIQFFIASASWMFLARLITRFGEEAVAGYGVAIRILMFFLLPAWGMSNAAATLVGQNLGAQQPERAEQSVWKTAKYNAIFMAVVILIFLVGSEYITSFMNKDAGVVKVATEAIHIVSLGYIFYGVGMVVTSAFNGAGDTKTPTFINFFGFWLFQIPVAYLLSITLQWGPTGVFIAILTAEAGISIAGVIIFRRGAWKKVKI, encoded by the coding sequence ATGCCATTGAACCAAACAACCAACAAAACGTCTGTGTTTTCATTTATCATACAGGCGCTGAAAGGAGAACACCAGGATTTTACACAGGGCAGCATTCGTAAAGGAGTGCTCCTGCTTGCCATTCCCATGATCCTTGAAATGGTCATGGAAAGTGTCTTTGCGCTGGTCGATATGTACTTTGTAGGCAGAACAGAGCATGGCCGGCAGGCTGTAAACACAGTAGTATTAACAGAATCTGTACTTACCATCCTATACTCGGTAGCCATTGCGCTCAGTATGGGAGCCACGGCTATAGTGGCCAGGCGGGTAGGAGAAAAGAACATTGACCTGGCTGCCAAATCGGGCGCACAGGCTATTAACCTGGCCTTACTCATCACCGTCGTTATTAGCTTGTCGGGGGCCTTTTTTGCGCCGTATATCCTGCAGATCATGGGTGGGTCTCAGGAAGTAATAGCGCTTGGTACGCCTTATACGCGCATCATGTTTGGCGGTTCTGTTGTCATCATGCTCTTATTCCTCATCAACGGTATCTTCCGCGGTGCCGGCAATGCGGCCATTGCCATGTGGTCATTGTGGATAGCCAACGGGTGCAACATCATCCTCTGTCCTATCCTCATCCATTACTATGGATTGACCGGTGCGGCCATTGCTACTACCATTGGAAGGGGCGTTGGTGTCCTATTCCAGTTATACCACTTATTCAGGGGGAAAGGGCTGCTGCGTATCAAACGTTCACATTTCACACTCGATTTGGGTATTTTTAAAACGCTCTTCGATCTCTCATGGGTAGTTTTTATCCAGTTTTTTATTGCCTCTGCCAGTTGGATGTTCCTGGCCAGGCTCATAACCCGTTTTGGCGAAGAGGCGGTAGCTGGTTATGGAGTAGCTATCCGCATCCTCATGTTCTTCCTGCTACCGGCCTGGGGCATGAGCAATGCGGCCGCTACACTGGTGGGGCAAAACCTGGGTGCACAGCAGCCGGAACGGGCCGAACAATCCGTATGGAAAACGGCCAAATACAACGCCATCTTCATGGCTGTCGTCATTCTTATCTTCCTGGTAGGGTCCGAATACATCACCTCCTTCATGAACAAGGATGCCGGCGTGGTAAAAGTTGCTACAGAGGCGATTCATATAGTCAGTCTCGGCTATATCTTTTACGGGGTAGGGATGGTAGTCACCAGCGCTTTTAACGGAGCGGGCGATACCAAAACGCCCACCTTCATTAATTTCTTTGGCTTTTGGCTCTTCCAGATCCCGGTTGCTTACCTGCTGTCCATTACACTGCAATGGGGGCCTACCGGCGTATTCATCGCCATACTTACCGCCGAAGCAGGCATTAGTATTGCTGGTGTCATCATCTTCCGGCGGGGAGCCTGGAAAAAAGTAAAGATTTAA
- a CDS encoding efflux RND transporter periplasmic adaptor subunit — MDSALSPDIIRKRRRKVILSVALIVVLLVASLWLLQHSLSSSVKRSAITTAVVEKGDVENTLTATGEILPEFEEVITSPINAVIKNVLLDAGTAVNAGQSVLELDKEFTKLELEKLKFQLELKQNNITKLKLQLDKSFYDMKANDSIKQLKINSLQAAVQDARRLFKAGGGTREEVEQAELDLKVAQLEKRQLENEIRNKQMTMHADMRESEIAAQIQYKDLDELERKLVQANIVATRNGVITWVNKNIGSKISEGESLVKVANLGSFKIVGHISDAFANQVRIGMPVIARINDSLLRGVVINVHPAIQNNVLSFDVQLDDRSNKLLRPNLKLEIFLVTATSKQVMRIANGPAYKGAATQDFFVVQNGKAIRRMVHVGLSNFDYVELKDNVTPGEVIITTDMSQYKHLKEITIKD, encoded by the coding sequence ATGGACAGCGCATTATCCCCCGACATTATCCGAAAACGCAGAAGAAAGGTTATTCTTTCGGTGGCCCTTATCGTGGTACTTCTTGTAGCAAGCCTGTGGCTGCTACAGCATTCTTTATCCTCATCGGTTAAACGATCGGCTATCACAACGGCGGTAGTGGAAAAAGGCGATGTCGAGAATACCCTTACGGCCACCGGGGAAATATTGCCTGAATTTGAAGAGGTGATTACCAGTCCCATTAATGCCGTGATCAAAAATGTGCTGCTGGATGCGGGTACTGCCGTTAATGCCGGACAATCTGTACTGGAACTGGACAAGGAGTTTACAAAGCTGGAACTGGAAAAGCTGAAGTTCCAATTGGAATTGAAACAGAATAATATCACCAAGTTGAAGTTGCAATTGGATAAGAGTTTTTATGACATGAAAGCGAACGACTCGATCAAACAGCTAAAGATCAATAGTCTCCAGGCAGCCGTACAGGATGCCAGGCGATTGTTTAAAGCAGGTGGCGGTACCCGCGAGGAAGTAGAACAGGCAGAGCTGGACCTGAAGGTGGCCCAACTGGAAAAGCGGCAACTGGAAAATGAGATCCGGAATAAACAGATGACAATGCACGCCGACATGCGCGAATCGGAGATAGCCGCCCAGATACAATATAAGGACCTGGATGAGCTGGAACGGAAGCTGGTACAGGCCAATATTGTGGCTACCCGTAACGGCGTGATCACCTGGGTGAATAAAAATATAGGTTCCAAGATCAGTGAAGGAGAGTCGCTGGTAAAAGTAGCCAACCTGGGAAGTTTTAAGATCGTGGGCCATATTTCTGATGCGTTTGCCAACCAGGTGCGCATTGGCATGCCTGTGATTGCCCGGATTAACGACTCCCTGCTAAGAGGGGTAGTGATCAATGTTCATCCTGCTATACAAAATAACGTTTTGTCTTTCGATGTGCAACTGGACGACCGCAGCAATAAGCTGTTACGCCCCAATTTGAAACTGGAAATTTTCCTGGTGACGGCTACCAGCAAACAAGTAATGCGGATTGCCAACGGGCCTGCTTATAAGGGGGCAGCGACACAGGATTTTTTTGTGGTGCAAAACGGCAAGGCTATCCGCAGAATGGTCCACGTGGGATTATCCAATTTTGATTATGTGGAACTGAAAGATAATGTTACACCAGGTGAGGTGATTATTACAACGGATATGAGCCAGTACAAACACCTGAAGGAAATTACGATTAAAGATTAA
- a CDS encoding TolC family protein: MKRISYTSLLLILTGYRLTAQTVKDTLWLQLPQVVEMARNQSIAAKQAVTLKENRYWQWRTYQSNYKPQLVLDGRLPGYSKTYQEILQPNGTIDFQPVKNNNSSLNLSLEQSIAQTGGTIFGTTQLQRFDDFDRKNTLYNGVPYALGYSQPLFMFNSLKWDKRIEPLKYQESRQEYIESMEQIAINASGYFFDLLLAQVNLQIAETNFNNTTNILRIANEKFELGKISRNEILQLQLELLKSQKSVASARRDMEIAVLNLRAYMGLSGDDKIALKLPENAINVAVSADKVLTEAFANRSDAIAFQRKIIEAKRDVAKAKGDNSLNATLTARLGFSKSALNLPGVYKSPKDQQQLQLAFDIPILDWGRSRSRLKTAQANQKFIAYEVEQEQQVFRQEIFTQVTLFSMMQDQLSLTAQADSIASEKYQIARERYVLGHLSITDLSIAFQEKDQAKRDYIYALRDLWGAYYQLRYLSLYDFEKNEKISYK, encoded by the coding sequence ATGAAACGGATCAGCTATACAAGCCTTTTATTGATATTGACAGGTTACCGGCTTACGGCCCAGACAGTCAAAGACACCCTATGGCTACAGTTGCCCCAGGTAGTGGAAATGGCCCGGAATCAGTCTATTGCTGCCAAGCAGGCTGTAACTTTAAAAGAAAACCGGTACTGGCAATGGCGTACTTATCAATCCAATTACAAGCCACAACTGGTGTTGGACGGCAGGTTGCCGGGCTACAGCAAAACTTACCAGGAAATCCTGCAACCCAATGGGACCATTGACTTTCAACCGGTGAAGAATAATAACTCCTCCCTGAACTTGTCGCTGGAACAAAGTATTGCCCAAACCGGCGGTACCATTTTCGGCACCACGCAGTTGCAGCGGTTCGATGATTTTGACCGGAAGAATACTTTGTACAATGGTGTTCCGTATGCGTTGGGATACAGTCAGCCCCTGTTTATGTTCAACAGCCTGAAATGGGATAAACGCATTGAACCCCTGAAATACCAGGAGAGCCGGCAGGAGTATATTGAATCCATGGAACAGATCGCTATTAATGCAAGCGGCTATTTTTTCGACCTGCTGCTGGCACAGGTAAACCTGCAGATCGCAGAAACCAATTTTAATAATACAACGAATATCCTCCGTATTGCCAATGAGAAGTTTGAGCTGGGTAAAATATCGCGCAATGAGATCTTACAGCTTCAGCTTGAGCTGCTGAAGTCGCAAAAGTCGGTAGCCAGCGCCAGGCGGGATATGGAGATCGCCGTTTTGAACCTGCGTGCTTATATGGGATTGTCGGGTGATGATAAGATAGCGCTGAAATTGCCGGAGAATGCCATTAACGTAGCAGTATCCGCCGACAAGGTATTGACAGAGGCCTTTGCCAACCGTTCTGACGCCATCGCATTCCAGCGAAAGATCATTGAGGCGAAACGGGATGTAGCAAAAGCAAAAGGTGATAATAGTTTAAATGCTACCCTTACTGCCCGGCTGGGATTTTCCAAGAGCGCGCTTAATTTACCGGGTGTTTACAAATCGCCCAAAGACCAACAGCAGCTTCAACTGGCATTTGATATTCCTATATTGGACTGGGGCCGTTCCCGCTCGCGGTTAAAGACAGCCCAGGCCAATCAGAAGTTTATAGCCTACGAGGTGGAACAGGAACAACAGGTATTCCGGCAGGAGATATTTACCCAGGTGACTTTATTTTCTATGATGCAGGACCAACTGAGCCTGACTGCGCAGGCAGACAGTATTGCTTCGGAAAAGTACCAGATTGCGCGGGAACGGTATGTGCTGGGACATTTAAGTATTACCGACCTGAGCATTGCTTTCCAGGAGAAGGACCAGGCAAAGCGCGATTATATTTATGCCTTGCGTGATCTGTGGGGCGCGTATTATCAGCTTCGCTATCTTTCCCTGTATGATTTTGAGAAAAATGAAAAGATCAGTTATAAATAA
- a CDS encoding ABC transporter ATP-binding protein produces MIQLQNIEKVYRTSTVETLALNNVNLTVQKGEFLSIMGPSGCGKSTLLNIMGLLDAPSKGDVKIANEATSHLSDKQMAHFRNKKLGFIFQSYHLINDLKVLDNVELPLLYRTSSAKERTQLAKAALEKVGLSNRIKHFPTQLSGGQKQRVAIARAIVGEPEIILADEPTGNLDSAMGNEIMEILLHLNKTENTTIVMVTHDENMARKTHRLVRLFDGSQVS; encoded by the coding sequence ATGATACAGTTACAGAATATCGAAAAAGTTTACCGCACCAGTACGGTGGAAACACTGGCCCTGAACAATGTGAACCTGACCGTTCAAAAAGGCGAGTTCCTTTCTATTATGGGTCCTTCCGGCTGTGGCAAAAGTACGCTGCTGAATATTATGGGATTGCTGGACGCCCCTTCCAAAGGAGATGTAAAGATTGCTAATGAAGCTACCTCCCATTTGTCGGATAAGCAGATGGCGCATTTCAGGAATAAGAAGCTGGGATTTATTTTTCAGAGCTATCACCTGATCAATGACCTGAAGGTGCTGGACAATGTGGAACTGCCCCTGCTATACCGCACCAGCTCTGCCAAAGAACGTACCCAACTGGCCAAGGCTGCTTTGGAGAAGGTGGGCCTGAGCAATCGCATTAAACATTTTCCCACCCAACTTTCGGGCGGTCAGAAACAGCGGGTAGCCATTGCCCGGGCCATTGTGGGCGAACCGGAAATCATCCTGGCCGATGAGCCTACCGGCAACCTGGATAGTGCTATGGGGAACGAGATCATGGAGATCCTTTTACACCTGAACAAGACGGAGAATACGACGATCGTGATGGTAACGCACGATGAGAATATGGCACGCAAGACACACCGGCTGGTGAGGTTGTTTGATGGATCGCAGGTAAGCTGA
- a CDS encoding ABC transporter permease translates to MLKNYFKIAIAVLKRRKFFTFISLFGISFTLTILIVLTAFLDHLINPQYPDTKRGRSLYLNTTTRIHTKHQSYSNGPMSFYFLNKYVHSMKTPEKVAIASIFLPTNTYVNNKKMVIDMKYTNAEFWDVQEFEFLEGRPYTAQEIANRDHVAVITEETKREYFGEETAAGKYIEADNVKYRVTGVVKSVPITLLFSYGNMYVPYTLSKTEIGNTGIGGSYTAIILARSKADMSKIQEEYQQVIARVPLPDNEYDKLLSYVDPYLTSFTRTLFGKDESSGVGTFILIISIFALFFMLLPTLNLININISRIMERSSEIGVRKAFGASSRTLVYQFIIENIILTLIGGILGVVFSAIIIAIINNSQMLPHLYLTINFTVLAWALLACLVFGLFSGVYPAWRMSRLQVVTALKAQ, encoded by the coding sequence ATGCTAAAGAATTATTTTAAGATAGCGATCGCGGTACTGAAGCGGCGTAAGTTTTTTACGTTTATCAGCTTGTTTGGTATCAGCTTTACGCTGACGATCCTGATCGTGCTGACGGCTTTCCTGGACCACCTGATCAATCCCCAGTATCCCGACACGAAGCGGGGCCGGTCGTTGTACCTCAACACCACAACACGTATTCATACAAAGCACCAGTCTTACAGCAATGGCCCCATGAGCTTTTACTTTCTGAATAAGTATGTGCATAGTATGAAAACGCCTGAAAAGGTGGCCATAGCCTCCATCTTCCTTCCCACAAATACTTATGTCAATAATAAGAAGATGGTGATTGATATGAAGTATACCAACGCCGAGTTTTGGGACGTACAGGAGTTTGAGTTCCTCGAAGGAAGACCTTATACAGCGCAGGAGATTGCCAATAGGGACCACGTGGCGGTGATAACGGAAGAAACGAAACGGGAATATTTTGGAGAAGAAACCGCTGCCGGTAAATATATTGAAGCGGATAATGTGAAATACCGGGTTACCGGTGTAGTAAAAAGCGTTCCTATTACTTTATTATTCTCCTATGGCAACATGTATGTGCCTTATACCTTGTCTAAAACGGAGATAGGCAATACAGGAATTGGTGGCAGCTACACGGCTATTATATTGGCCAGATCAAAAGCAGATATGTCTAAAATACAGGAAGAATACCAGCAGGTAATTGCCCGGGTACCCTTACCAGATAATGAGTATGACAAGTTACTTAGTTATGTAGATCCTTACCTGACCAGTTTTACACGTACCCTGTTTGGAAAGGACGAGAGTTCCGGCGTTGGAACCTTTATTCTTATCATCAGCATTTTTGCCTTGTTCTTTATGCTGCTGCCCACCCTGAACCTGATCAATATTAATATCAGCCGTATTATGGAACGATCGTCAGAGATAGGGGTACGCAAGGCATTCGGCGCCTCTTCCAGGACACTGGTATACCAGTTTATTATTGAGAATATTATCCTTACACTGATAGGCGGCATACTGGGTGTTGTATTTTCCGCGATCATTATTGCCATTATCAACAACAGCCAGATGCTGCCCCACCTTTACCTAACTATCAATTTCACGGTACTGGCCTGGGCATTGCTAGCCTGCCTGGTGTTTGGGTTGTTCTCAGGCGTATATCCGGCCTGGCGTATGTCGAGATTGCAGGTAGTGACGGCCTTAAAAGCGCAATAG
- a CDS encoding ABC transporter permease: MLKHLFKLIWNKKKQHFVLMLEILVSFLVIFAVFTLVVYYYQNYRKPMNFDYERVWAVQFRIEERPTTYDSMYLFFGTLQNQLKSMPEVEAVSFTSNNIPFAMSSTQNNVNYEGLHIQQVNDYTAEDDYDNVLGLSLQSGRWFSKEDAGAKYRPVVINHFLKERLFGSGEAVGKLLDKGSERPLKIVGVINDIKEHGDYQSVESAIYRRADTSSYHWMEELLIRVKPGANVAFEGRLYKALASHLKSAMIEIEHLTDKRRARNNMTLVPMIIMMIVAGFLVINVALGLFGVLWYNINRRKSEIGLRRAVGATGQSISRQLVSEALVLSTIALLVGCFFAVQFPLLNVFDMPASVYLIAIGLSVLFIYALVVVCALYPGKQAAAIYPAVALHED; the protein is encoded by the coding sequence ATGCTGAAGCATTTGTTTAAACTGATCTGGAATAAAAAGAAACAGCATTTTGTACTGATGCTGGAGATCCTGGTTTCCTTCCTGGTGATCTTTGCTGTTTTTACGTTGGTAGTTTATTATTACCAGAATTACCGGAAACCCATGAATTTCGATTATGAAAGGGTATGGGCTGTTCAATTCCGTATAGAAGAAAGGCCTACGACATATGATTCCATGTATTTATTCTTTGGAACACTGCAGAACCAATTGAAGTCTATGCCGGAGGTAGAGGCAGTCAGCTTTACCAGCAATAATATTCCCTTTGCTATGAGCAGTACGCAGAACAATGTTAATTATGAAGGCCTGCATATTCAACAGGTGAATGATTATACGGCGGAGGATGATTATGATAATGTGTTGGGCCTTAGCCTGCAATCGGGCCGGTGGTTTTCCAAGGAGGATGCCGGCGCCAAATACAGGCCGGTGGTGATCAATCATTTTCTGAAAGAGCGGTTGTTTGGCAGCGGAGAGGCTGTTGGCAAGCTGCTGGATAAGGGATCTGAACGCCCTTTGAAAATAGTAGGCGTGATCAATGACATAAAAGAGCATGGTGACTACCAATCCGTGGAATCTGCTATTTACAGGCGGGCGGATACCAGCTCCTATCACTGGATGGAGGAGCTATTGATACGGGTGAAGCCCGGGGCCAATGTCGCTTTTGAAGGCAGGCTGTATAAGGCATTGGCCAGCCATTTAAAAAGTGCGATGATAGAGATCGAGCACCTGACCGATAAACGGAGGGCCAGGAATAATATGACACTGGTGCCTATGATCATTATGATGATCGTGGCCGGATTTCTGGTGATCAATGTGGCGCTTGGCCTGTTTGGGGTTTTATGGTATAATATTAACCGGCGCAAAAGTGAGATCGGTTTGCGCAGGGCTGTTGGGGCTACCGGGCAATCTATTTCCCGGCAATTGGTGAGTGAGGCACTGGTATTGTCTACTATTGCCTTGCTGGTGGGCTGCTTTTTTGCTGTACAGTTCCCACTGCTCAATGTATTTGATATGCCGGCCAGTGTGTACCTGATTGCAATAGGATTATCTGTTTTGTTTATCTATGCACTGGTAGTGGTATGTGCGTTGTATCCGGGCAAACAAGCGGCGGCTATTTATCCGGCGGTGGCTTTGCATGAGGATTAG
- a CDS encoding sigma-54-dependent transcriptional regulator — MILIIDDDIAVRTSLVLLLEQQGYATAAVDTPAAAVDLLQQQAPSLIILDLNFSIDTSGDEGMLLLQQIRQLHPAVPVILITGWATIELAVKGMKLGANDFINKPWSNDHLLQSVKTLLNLQEKKTEKLNRKKLDSIYNFQHIIGEDDAMLDILETIGRVAATDASVLIMGESGTGKELIAESVHQNSLRSNKPFVKVNLGGISTSLFDSEMFGHVRGAFTDARFDRTGRFEMANKGTIFLDEIGDLDPGSQVKLLRVLQDRTYEVLGSSRTKTVDVRVVCATNRPLEEMVLKGSFREDLLYRINLITVRLPALRERPGDIPLLVNFFVNNLREIYNRPQLNISREAMKWLQQLPLPGNIRQLKNLVERSVLVSKKEYLDVEDFQSQLETSPRQKGNIELPEVGSITLEELEKKMIRKAMEFHKGRITKVAKALGITRSALYRRLEKYNIPYDETTD; from the coding sequence ATGATCTTAATTATAGACGATGATATTGCAGTAAGGACTTCTTTGGTGCTATTGCTGGAACAACAGGGATATGCTACTGCTGCTGTGGATACGCCTGCAGCAGCAGTAGATCTGCTGCAACAACAGGCCCCTTCCTTAATTATCCTGGACCTTAATTTTTCTATTGATACTTCGGGCGATGAAGGTATGTTGCTGCTGCAACAGATCAGGCAACTACATCCTGCCGTACCTGTGATCCTGATCACCGGCTGGGCCACTATTGAGCTGGCAGTAAAGGGCATGAAGCTGGGCGCGAATGACTTTATTAATAAGCCCTGGAGCAATGACCATTTGCTGCAGTCGGTGAAAACTTTACTGAACCTGCAGGAAAAGAAAACGGAGAAGCTGAACCGTAAAAAACTGGACAGCATTTATAATTTCCAGCATATTATTGGTGAAGATGACGCCATGCTGGACATCCTGGAAACAATTGGCCGGGTAGCTGCTACTGATGCTTCTGTACTGATCATGGGAGAAAGTGGCACCGGCAAAGAACTGATCGCAGAGAGTGTACACCAGAACAGCCTGCGCAGCAACAAGCCTTTTGTAAAAGTGAACCTGGGCGGTATTTCCACTTCTTTGTTTGACAGTGAAATGTTTGGCCATGTACGGGGCGCCTTTACAGATGCCCGCTTTGACAGGACGGGCCGGTTTGAGATGGCCAATAAGGGAACGATCTTCCTGGATGAGATCGGTGACCTTGATCCGGGCAGCCAGGTAAAGCTGCTGCGGGTGTTGCAGGACAGAACGTATGAAGTATTGGGCAGCAGCAGAACAAAGACGGTGGATGTGCGGGTTGTTTGTGCCACCAATCGCCCGTTGGAAGAAATGGTGCTCAAAGGCAGTTTCCGGGAAGACCTGCTGTACCGTATTAACCTGATCACGGTACGGCTGCCGGCTTTACGGGAAAGGCCGGGCGATATTCCCCTGCTGGTCAACTTTTTTGTGAATAACCTGCGGGAGATCTATAACCGCCCCCAATTAAACATAAGCCGGGAAGCGATGAAGTGGTTACAGCAATTGCCTTTGCCCGGCAATATCCGGCAATTGAAGAACCTGGTGGAACGGTCGGTACTGGTTAGCAAAAAAGAGTATCTTGATGTGGAAGATTTTCAATCGCAACTGGAAACCTCGCCACGGCAAAAGGGAAATATCGAATTGCCGGAAGTAGGCAGTATTACCCTGGAAGAGCTCGAAAAAAAGATGATCCGCAAAGCGATGGAATTCCATAAAGGCCGTATTACGAAAGTAGCCAAAGCACTGGGCATTACGCGTAGCGCCCTGTACAGGCGACTGGAGAAATACAATATTCCTTACGATGAGACTACGGACTAA
- a CDS encoding sensor histidine kinase, giving the protein MRLRTKYILFVGIIHLVTLALTFIIFNDNKILFIASEVLVLLSAIISWQLYKELIRPLKTLMQGVDAIRDRDFNVKFLATGRYEMDQLINVYNSMIDELREERTKQEQQHFFLEKLINTSPTGIIILDLDECIHQLNPQALLLLGVEEQALLGKPIHTIFHPLLQEISRLSSGESKTVTVNGIETYKLQKSHFIDRGFARYFIMLEELTAELLAAEKKAYGKVIRMMAHEVNNTVGPVNSILQSTLQAHENSTTISNALQVAIDRNHNLNVFMRNFADIVRLPEPHKKNTDLHQLLQSTGKLMELKAGEKQIAFAFELSSTPVQIQADTLQLEQALINIIKNAIEAIPEKGTISFITRSWPKELIVRDTGKGIAPPIAEQLFSPFFSTKKDGQGIGLTLTREILLNHGYEFSLKTIEPGVTEFRIQFEK; this is encoded by the coding sequence ATGAGACTACGGACTAAATATATCCTGTTTGTTGGCATTATTCACCTGGTTACACTGGCTCTTACGTTTATTATTTTCAATGATAACAAGATCCTTTTTATTGCTTCAGAGGTATTGGTGCTCCTGTCGGCCATTATATCCTGGCAATTGTACAAAGAATTGATCAGGCCGCTTAAAACGCTCATGCAGGGTGTGGATGCTATCCGCGACCGGGACTTCAATGTAAAGTTCCTGGCCACCGGCAGGTATGAGATGGACCAACTTATTAATGTATATAATTCAATGATCGACGAGTTGAGAGAAGAACGGACCAAACAGGAGCAACAACATTTTTTCCTGGAGAAGCTGATCAACACTTCGCCCACCGGCATTATTATACTTGACCTGGATGAGTGTATTCACCAGTTGAATCCGCAGGCATTGTTACTGTTGGGTGTGGAAGAGCAGGCCTTGCTGGGCAAGCCTATACATACGATTTTCCATCCATTGCTGCAGGAGATCAGCCGGCTGTCATCAGGGGAAAGTAAAACAGTTACTGTGAATGGGATTGAGACCTATAAACTACAGAAGTCCCATTTTATAGACCGCGGCTTCGCCCGGTATTTTATTATGCTGGAAGAGCTGACGGCAGAGCTATTGGCTGCAGAGAAGAAAGCATACGGCAAGGTGATCCGGATGATGGCGCATGAGGTAAATAATACAGTAGGACCTGTTAACTCCATCTTACAGTCTACCCTGCAGGCCCATGAAAACAGCACCACGATCAGTAACGCACTGCAGGTAGCCATTGACCGCAACCATAACCTGAATGTGTTTATGCGCAATTTTGCGGATATTGTAAGATTGCCGGAGCCACATAAGAAAAACACAGACCTTCACCAGTTATTACAAAGCACCGGTAAGCTGATGGAGCTGAAGGCCGGAGAAAAACAAATTGCTTTTGCATTTGAGTTATCTTCAACACCTGTACAGATCCAGGCCGACACACTGCAACTGGAACAGGCGCTTATTAATATTATTAAGAATGCCATTGAGGCCATTCCGGAAAAAGGAACGATCAGCTTTATTACCCGCTCCTGGCCAAAAGAATTGATCGTACGGGATACCGGGAAAGGGATTGCCCCTCCTATTGCCGAACAGTTATTCTCCCCTTTCTTCAGCACCAAAAAGGATGGGCAGGGTATCGGGCTTACGCTTACCAGGGAGATATTATTGAATCATGGGTATGAGTTCTCACTGAAGACCATTGAGCCGGGGGTAACGGAGTTCAGGATACAGTTTGAAAAGTGA